A genomic segment from Chitinophagaceae bacterium encodes:
- the ybeY gene encoding rRNA maturation RNase YbeY: MYFHFQKQAKLEERNKLKGFIQSIFKTEKTAFALLNVIFCDDAYLLGINQAFLNHHYFTDVISFNLAENKMPVQGEIYISVDRVCENAKDLKVSFKQELHRVIFHGILHFCGYKDKTPGFQKQIRAKEDFYIDKYFS, from the coding sequence ATATATTTTCATTTTCAAAAGCAGGCAAAGTTAGAAGAGCGTAACAAATTAAAGGGATTTATACAATCTATTTTTAAAACAGAAAAAACGGCCTTTGCCTTATTAAATGTAATTTTTTGTGATGATGCGTATCTGCTTGGTATAAACCAGGCTTTTCTAAATCATCATTATTTTACCGATGTAATAAGTTTTAACCTTGCCGAAAACAAAATGCCGGTACAGGGGGAAATTTATATCAGCGTAGATAGGGTTTGTGAGAATGCAAAAGATTTAAAAGTTTCATTTAAGCAGGAGTTACACAGGGTAATATTTCATGGTATTCTCCATTTTTGCGGTTACAAGGACAAAACACCAGGGTTTCAAAAACAAATTAGGGCCAAAGAAGATTTCTATATCGATAAATATTTCTCCTAA
- a CDS encoding ferrous iron transport protein A, giving the protein MKEKKLSQIKVGKQVIIKSFEKDEIYLKLMEMGCVPGELVTVDQIAPLKDPISITVAGYRLSLRLDEADQILVEEI; this is encoded by the coding sequence ATGAAAGAAAAAAAGCTCTCTCAAATAAAGGTTGGTAAACAAGTGATTATTAAATCTTTTGAAAAAGACGAAATCTATTTAAAACTTATGGAAATGGGATGTGTACCCGGGGAACTGGTAACAGTTGATCAAATTGCACCTTTAAAAGATCCTATTTCTATAACCGTTGCTGGCTACAGGCTTAGTTTAAGATTAGATGAAGCAGATCAGATACTAGTAGAAGAAATATAA
- a CDS encoding nicotinate-nucleotide adenylyltransferase — protein sequence MNIGLFFGSFNPIHNGHLIIAKYVLQNSQLNKLWFVVSPQNPFKSPQSLLNENHRLHLVNSAIEGETDLKACNIEFKLPKPSYTINSLTYLAQQYPDYKFTLIVGSDSFQNINKWKNYETLVSRYPIIIYKRPGFEVTQDFGANLTILEAPLLEISSTYIRSLVKKSLSIRYLVPDAVKEEIERNNYYRSALENKA from the coding sequence ATGAATATTGGCCTTTTCTTTGGTTCTTTTAATCCCATTCATAATGGTCATTTAATTATTGCAAAATACGTTTTACAAAATAGCCAGCTAAATAAACTCTGGTTTGTAGTATCGCCGCAAAACCCATTTAAAAGCCCGCAAAGCCTGCTTAATGAAAACCATCGCCTGCACCTCGTAAACTCGGCTATTGAGGGAGAAACCGACTTAAAAGCCTGTAATATCGAATTTAAACTCCCTAAACCATCATACACTATCAACAGCCTTACCTATTTAGCCCAGCAATATCCGGATTATAAATTTACGCTTATTGTGGGTAGTGATTCGTTTCAAAATATTAATAAATGGAAAAATTATGAAACGCTTGTTTCCCGGTATCCCATCATCATATACAAGCGTCCGGGCTTTGAAGTTACCCAGGATTTTGGTGCAAATCTAACCATACTCGAAGCACCGCTCCTTGAAATATCCTCTACTTATATCCGCAGCTTAGTAAAAAAAAGTTTATCCATCCGTTATCTTGTTCCGGATGCAGTAAAAGAAGAAATTGAACGCAATAATTATTATCGTTCGGCTTTAGAAAACAAAGCCTAA
- a CDS encoding chromate transporter: MKLFRHIPFLKAVLLYSVTAFGGPQGHLGMMLKNFVSKRKYISEEELMECFSFCQLLPGASSTQTITLIGFKRGGLPLAIITLFIWILPASFLMGLFSFVVSDKVKTSISESPLKFLGVMAIGFLVFAAVKMFTVSVRSLITQIIMLVSMLATFLFFRTPWIFPLLIVSGCIATNLSSKRIPETGKRDHKKIRWRNIWLFVFIFLVAGIVSETARKQNWEHRKAYNLFENYYRFGSIVFGGGDVLLAMMLDQYVERPVAPKISKKNPNAIKLDKNEILTGFGLVRAIPGPVFSVASYTGGLSLKSQGKTMQVLGCIIGIIAIFLPSALLVLFFYPVWQYLKKYVVVYRSLEGIYAVITGVMWAASLYLFRTLHLDSLNAFSLIGYAVILVTFLLLKFTKIPAPVIVITCLALGFVF; the protein is encoded by the coding sequence TTGAAATTATTTCGTCATATACCTTTTTTAAAAGCAGTTTTGTTATACAGCGTTACGGCTTTTGGAGGTCCGCAGGGCCACCTGGGCATGATGCTAAAAAATTTTGTGAGTAAAAGGAAATATATTTCAGAAGAGGAACTGATGGAGTGTTTCTCTTTTTGCCAGCTTTTACCCGGAGCCAGTAGCACACAAACTATCACTTTAATTGGTTTTAAGCGGGGAGGTTTACCGCTTGCAATTATTACGCTATTCATTTGGATTTTACCTGCTTCTTTTTTAATGGGTCTTTTTTCATTTGTGGTTTCCGATAAAGTAAAAACATCAATTTCAGAAAGCCCTTTAAAGTTTCTGGGTGTAATGGCTATAGGTTTTTTAGTATTTGCCGCAGTTAAAATGTTTACGGTTTCGGTGCGTAGCCTTATTACACAAATTATAATGCTGGTAAGTATGCTGGCAACTTTTCTGTTTTTTCGCACACCCTGGATTTTTCCTTTGCTAATAGTTTCCGGTTGTATTGCAACAAACCTAAGCAGCAAACGAATTCCTGAAACAGGAAAAAGAGATCATAAAAAAATACGATGGCGAAATATTTGGCTTTTTGTATTTATTTTTCTGGTTGCAGGTATTGTTAGTGAAACGGCCCGTAAACAAAATTGGGAACACCGTAAAGCTTATAATTTATTCGAAAATTATTACCGCTTTGGCAGTATTGTTTTTGGTGGCGGTGATGTATTATTAGCTATGATGCTGGACCAATATGTGGAAAGGCCCGTAGCCCCTAAAATTTCAAAGAAAAATCCCAACGCCATAAAACTGGATAAAAATGAAATACTTACCGGATTTGGATTAGTAAGGGCTATTCCGGGGCCTGTTTTTTCTGTGGCAAGTTACACTGGTGGTTTATCGCTAAAAAGCCAGGGAAAAACCATGCAGGTATTAGGCTGTATTATTGGAATAATTGCCATTTTTCTGCCCAGCGCTTTATTGGTTTTGTTTTTTTACCCTGTATGGCAGTATTTAAAAAAATATGTAGTGGTGTACCGGTCGCTGGAAGGGATTTATGCAGTAATAACCGGCGTAATGTGGGCCGCATCTTTGTACCTGTTTAGAACATTACACCTTGATTCTTTAAATGCCTTTAGTTTGATTGGTTATGCGGTAATATTGGTAACCTTTTTATTATTGAAATTTACCAAAATTCCGGCGCCCGTTATAGTAATTACCTGTTTGGCTTTAGGCTTTGTTTTCTAA